The following is a genomic window from Hypomesus transpacificus isolate Combined female chromosome 14, fHypTra1, whole genome shotgun sequence.
CGACACCTGCTCCGACTCATCCAGGCCTTCAGCTTCTCTCAAACCCTGGAGGAAGAAAGCATCCATGTCAGCACAGAAGGCCTGGCCAGGGCAAAACTGCTGCCCTCCCAACAAACTTCAGAAGGGCTCCCCTCTGGGGCTCTGGTGGAGGCCACAAGCCGGTCTGTGGACGAGCCCAAGGATGAGATGGCAGAGGCATCCCCACAGAACGGCTGTGAGGATGAAGCAACAGTGAGGGAGCATACAGAACCAGGGGAGGCAGAACCAGAGCAGGCAGAACCAGGGGAGGCAGAACCAGAGCAGGCAGAATCAGGGGTGGCAGAACCAGAGCAGGCAGAACCAAAGGAGATAGAACCAGAGCAGGCAGAATCAGGGGTGGCAGAACCAGAGCAGGCAGAACCAAAGGAGATAGAACCAGAGCAGGCAGAATCAGGGGTGGCAGAACCAGAGCAGGCAGAACCAGGAAAGATGGAACCAGAGCAGGCAGAACCAGGGGTGGCAGAACCAGAGCAAGCAGAACCAGGAAAGATGGAACCAGAGCAGGCAGAACCAGGGGTGGCAGAACCAGAGCAGGCAGAACCAGAGCAGGCAAAACCAAAGCAGGCAGAACCAGGGGTGGCAGAACCAGGGGAGGTGAAaccaggggagacagagactgtAGCCGCAGCAGGTAGCACCCAGGCTGCTGTTCACACCAGTGCCCAGCAAGGGGCAcccccagcagggggcagcgttCCAGCAGactctgcagcagcagcagccagatGTGGTGTTGAGCCAGATGCATGGGTCGCCACCACAGAGGAGGTCCTGGAGGCCCCGTCTGATGCTCCGGGCCTGGTCAGTCTCCAGGACCCCTCCCTGGCCACCACCAACGGCCACGCCAGCACCACCCCTGACCTGGCCAGCACCACCCCTCACCTGGCCAGCACCACCCCTGACCTGGCCAGCACCACCCCTCACCTGGCCAGCACCACCCCTGACCTGGCCAGCACCACCCCTCACCTGGCCAGCACCACCCCTCACCTGGCCAGCACCACCCCTGACCTGGCCAGCACCACCCCTCACCTGGCCAGCACCACCCCTCACCTGGCCAGCACCACCCCTGACCTGGCCAACACCACCCCTCACCTGGCCAGCAGCACCCCTGACCTGGCCAGCACCACCCCTGACCTGGCCAGCACCACCCCTCACCTGGCCAGCACCACCCCTGACCTGGCCAGCACCACCCCTGACCTGGCCAGCACCACCCCTCACCTGGCCAGCACCACCCCTCACCTGGCCAGCACCACCCCTCACCTGGCCAGCAGCACCCCTGACCTGGCCAGCACCACCCCTCACCTGGCCAGCACCACCCCTCACCTGGCCAGCACCACCCCTCACCTGGCCAGCAGCACCCCTGACCTGGCCAGCAGCACCCCTCACCTGGCCAGCACCACCCCTCACCTGGCCAGCACCACCCCTCACCTGGCCAGCAGCACCCCTGACCTGGCCAGCACCCACAGCAGCAACAGGGACCACGGCCTGaacaccaccaacaccacctcAGAGAACAACAGTCCCAACAGCTCAGAGCAGGGTGCTGCAGAGGACAGCATAGAGCAGGGTGCTGCAGAGGACAGCATAGAGCAGGTTGCTGCAGAGGACAGCTCAGAGCAGAACACTAACCACAGCCTCAGCAACAACACCAACAAACCCTCAGAACCATCCCAGCGTTCGTTGCCAGCGATTTTCAACAGTTTGGACCATAAAGAGTGATGCTCAGAGTCTCCTGAACTGAGGACAGCCCCTCACCCAGAACATGACTCTGTTTGCACCGTGAACAGGTGCTGCTCAAGTTGCCAACATATATAAATGTTAATTGTTTGCGATGTATCGTCAGACTCTGTTAACGGTGGATGGCCAGCCCTGTCGGATGTGTCTGGATGTTGTGATGTTTCTCCGTCACCGTGGTGATGGTATGGCGTGTGTACCGGTGTCATGCCACTTTAGAAAAGTTTAGTTTTAAAAGGGAGATTTGAAATCTATAACAACACACCAGTGTGTGCCTGCATCAGTTCCCCTCAACTCTCCAGGGTTACTTGGGTTATCTCCTGTTCCCGGGGGAGCAGGACAGGGATTTCCAAAGACCACACGCTCAACCGGTGACGCTTTTTTTCCAGCATTCCACGAAAAGAAACTGAAACCAAAAGCTTGGCAGAATTGCAGGAGACAGATCTAACAGTCGACCTCTAACAGCATCAGTATTTGTCCAGTGGGAAACATCCGAGGTGTTCCGTCTCCGAGCTGGGAAACGAGGGAGCCTTCAATCCCCTtccaccttcctcccccccgACCAGCTCATCCAGTAAATATGACTGATAACTATCGGACCCACTAACACAGCACCTCAGGCAAACAGGGAAAGCAGAGTGGCTGTGTGACGTGTTAGGTTAACCTCTAACAGTGCtgactgatgggggggggggggggggggctaagatAAACAAAGGCTTTGGAGACGATCGTCATCATCCAAAAGAGGAGAGGTGAACTTGGCCGCCCCTGGCAGCCAGATGCTGTTGGTCCAGTGACGTGATCCAGTTTCATTTGTCAGTGTGTCAACTGAGCACTAAATGTGAAATTGCAATATTGCAatgtcaaaacacacaaaaagatctatatatgagtgtgtgtgtttcttttttataGGAAAAGATATTCAGGTCTTCCTAGTCTTCAAAATAAGTGCTTTCTGTTTCATAAAACTGTTGTTTGTTACATGTGTTGAACTGGCATTGTTTGTGCAAGTGATCCTTTAATTAAGGTGACCTTCATCTGGGAAATGTACATTTGTGTTGAATTCTGAACTGCCAAATGCTATTGTTTCCAAATACAGCCGGAACATGCCCACTTACTGTATGGAAAGATCAATTAAATAACAGAATatctctcatatatatatatatatatgttcagaAATTGGAAATACCCAGAAAGTAAGAATGTAGGCTTATtaaacaataaaatattttattttctaGAAGCTAGAGGCTTTTTCTGTCAGCCCATTCTGGAGGATGTTGAGAAGGCCCACATGAGACTAAAGCACAACCTGCTGCCGCAGAGTGGAGAGATGCTTCTGGATGTGGCATATGGAACACAACAGAGGATGCATCTCTTTACCTTGTTTATCCACAACTTGCCAATATTTTTGTATGACTCAACTTGTCTCTTGTGTTCGGGCCGCAGTCTTGAAATTCGTACTTCAGGAGAAATCCCCCAACTCAGATTCTTCCCCTCAGAGCCTATTTAAGCTGGTCAGTGAACCTACTCCAACCCAGCTAATAGATATTTGTCTCCCCTGGAATTAATTATTTGACTGATTAACATCCGCTTCTCTCATGACTACGTTGTATTGAATTATCTACGTTGTATTGAATGATCTATGAGTTATTGTACGTTTGGAGCCTGTCAGACAGTATTGTTTTTTAACAAGGTAGATCATGAAATCTCAAAGCAGTTTCTACACCCTTGGTCTTCAAACTGTCCAACTTTATTGCTATGTTCCATTTTCACCGTATACATCTCACTGCACACAGCATGTTTGCTTCAAACCATGACCACTTCACTACATATCTGTGGAGACTGAGGTTGTTTTGGTGACACCAGATATACACAGATCTGTGGAACCAGTGCTGAGCAGACAATAGGAACTTAATttcaaataatatatatattaacattTTCACAACATTCCCTTTTTTTACTATTCACCAATGACAAAGAAAATCATATCAACATACTGAGCAGTTATGTTTGTGTTGTGGGAAACGAGCCGTTTGACCAGGAAATGCATTCCACACAAATGGCAAATAATTTAGGTGTCAACTTTAACCAATTATTTTATGCTGGACATTATCATATAGAAGAGTCAATTATGATCATTCTGCTGTAGGTGTAGCACTCAGTCATATATGTCCTTCATTTGATGTCTTTACAAACGCCTGATATTTTGTAACAGAGAAACTggattttttttcccctttttagGTACCTAGTGCCTGTCTTCCAAACAGCATGTTGTGACTCTTGACTTGCACTGTGACTTGTCTTTTGACTCTTGACTTGCACTGTGACTTGTATTACCAACCCTCCTGAAGCCCTCTGCTGGTCCTGCTGTCCTGTGGTGTCCCACAAACTATCTGCAGAGCACAGAAAACATCCAGTCAAAACATTTGGTCTAAAAGATTATTCATTTGACCTGACTGTGTAATCTGATCATTTGAGTATTTTTGTTATCCGCCTTAATTATATTTAGTCTTCAGTAGATTTCAGTTTAACTTTAAGTAGTCTGAGACGTTTAAAGATGTGGACATATCACAGGCTTGTTCATAGTAATATGCTGTTGTGAGAGAGTTGTTGGGATTGGTTATTAATGTGAAGTTTAGGATTGTTCACAGGAAGTGGACAAGGAAATGGAACAGATGTGACCAATGTTTTTGTGATGCACTTTTGGTTGGATTCACCatagtatttattttttatactgcCCGAAGCCCCACCAATAGGATCTTTAGTTAAGATTCTACAGAGGCATCATGTGTTACACCTGTCTGTATTGTAACTCAGTATCTATTTCTTTTCTTATTTTGTTGTGcacctttaaaaaaacaaaaaacaaacaaacattttctgCCTTTCCTTTGTGTCCATCTTTTTGTAGGAATAAGTTACAGAACATCAGGTCATGTGACTTCTGCCTGAGCGTGAGTCTGTTTGGAAGAACAAACCAATCCTGCACCCTGATTGGACAGACTTCTTAAACCTTTGGCACCATCTGTCCAATCAGTACAATAGAAAGCATGCCTTCTTATGCAAGTTTTTATACAATGTTTGTCAAACCTTTTTTAATATGCATTTATTTAAGATTTGTTTCCAAATTTTTTTACGTGAAATTAAAGTCACTTTGCTTTTTACATTCTGGCAACATTGCCAAAACTGTAGTTACGCTATATAcaatagatacaaatgtaaacaaacgaAAATTCAAGATTTTGTTACCAACTCCATTTTGATGTGGCATTTTGGCAATAGTGTGTAACTCTCTTATGGCAGTGAGTTGTAATGCCATGAACTGTGAAGTCTGTTCGATACAAGGTATAAGTGTGTCTTGGCTCATTCTACTCAAGGACCATTCTTTATATTCAATTTTGCCTTTGCTAATGCACCATGCTGAATGTTACTGAGGGACATGGGAGGGCTTGTGGAAAGTGATCTATAAATGGTCTTGTCTAAAATTGTTGAGTGCATTGTCctgtttaaaaaagaaaaaagtaaaaaaaaaaagttatgaaAAACGTGTTCCATTTCTATACTCAAACCAGTATACCCAAAGAATATTGCAAATGTGCATTTCTATGTATCTGGAAGCCTTTATGCATTTACACATCAGttcagtattattattattttgggcTGTTCATTCTTGCTTCAGCACAGTGTACGTTCTCAAGTGTAGTGTACGTTCTCAAGCGTAAAGGATTTGGTCTGGCAGCTGAGACGGCCTCAGATTGTATGTTATTGGGTAGATGGGTACTGTGGGtggaaataattcatttttgtgCATAAAAATTGTGTTTCCAGTTCATTCCAATGAATCCTCATCCTGTTAACTTCCCTACCCTATTTTCATTGGCATCTCTATATAGTTCAGGTTTTTTGTTCTGATGATATACCCAAGTCATGATTGTGGCCTTCTAGTATTGTTAATACATTTCAATATCCCATAATACTCATTCACATGTTGTAACTACCCTGATGCAGACCTGTGGCTTCTTACCTCTACAGTTCATTCAGTTGGAGGGGTTCTGAGTGCAAAAAGTCATTTTTAAAATAATCTTCCATTTGATGAAAGATGCATTGTAGCGATATTAATAAAGAAAAGTTCACCTGGTGCGCTGAATAATGTGTAAATTGTTAATTACACGATCTGAATATTTGTAcgattgtttgtatttttcataataattttaaaaaggtgtgtatttttttgacTTCTCTTCTGTTACAGATCTCTCGTTTGTTGGCCTGACATTGTGACTGGTCTCCTGGGTCTCTTACCGCTCTCCTGTATTGAGCCTCTTCTGTGATTAATTATTTGTATGCAGTGTTTAGAAAATACTGTAGGGAACATGGGAAGAAGTTGATATTAGCAGCATTTTGatcaatttgtatttatttattttatcattttgttaataaattgtgaaaagcaaattcGCTTCATGGTCTCAATTCAGTGTAGCTAATCATGTTCGTATTTAACTTACTGTTATTGCAGTTTAACCAGATACTAAACTGATATCAACGGTGTGTTTTATCACCTTACAATACATCATTAGTTTACTTTGTAGAGGTGTGGAAGATTGATAAATGCAAAAAATGTGAAGGGTATGTATGCGCTTTTCTATTATGATTGTTCATTACAGTAGTCCTAAAAGGTTTGAGGAAAGATAACAGCTTTTAACTCTCTTTTCAGGATACAAACAAGTAAACGTAACGTTTTCGCAGTCGGTAAACATCTACGTCTTCTGTGTTGATTACTGAATGATGTTTCTCGCGCGTTCACGGCGGTACGGGCCACGCGCATCACGCTTAAACGTACGTGCATTTAAACAGAATTTGGACCTGGGATAATAATATTTTTGTACTGCGTCTCTCATCTCTGCAGTCAGTTTGCTTTCTTCCGTTTTCCATGTCATTTCCTGTAATAAAAAGATGGTGGTCAAAGCCTGCAGAAGGGGCTGACTCGCAGCAATAATTTTCATCAGAAAAAACTTTGCATCGCCCTGGACTAGTGAAACTGCTGAGTGGTGGTGAGTAATCAGTTGAGATCACCGCGGTTCAAGAGGAGGTCGGGAGATTACGAGGTCGGTGCAGACCCTCCAGTACACTCTGTGGAAGGTGAATCTCTCTTACTAGCCAATGTGGCCAATGAAAATGGCTTCCGAAAGCGTTAGGCAAATTGCCAACTGCCTGCAGAGGAAAGTCGAGGAAATATTCGACTGTGCTGCACCCTGCGACATACATTATGTCACTCCAATCCAGTTGCGGTGGCTTCGTGCTTTTCTTCTTAAAAGCGGAACGTCAAACTTTGGCTAGGAACGCAAGTTTGTGTTTCAGTATGATTGTAGCCAACCGTGAGTCCTGTTGTTCCGTCTCCTTACAAAGCTGTTAGACCCCCTTTGAGAGGCACACTCGCGGACCAATCAGCACGCTAGTTTTCATCCCAAATAATTTCGGatgaacgtttttttttctgaagCGTCTGCGTATATGTTCGCAGTTACCTTTGAAATTCACCTGTTATGTTGGAATTAATGATCCGAAGAGTTCAGGTCACTCATTTTAATGCATATAGGCTACTATATGTCGGACTCAAACATAAAGACTGTTGTAATACACTCAACATTTGAATGATCATTTTTCTCTGCGCAAAACGAACGTAAACCATTGTGTATTCTCCTGAAATGTTTAGATTTGAAAGATGCAGCACTGAAGTCAGTGATCCCTGTCTCCTGCTCTACAATGGCAGAACTGACAGCCTTTCAAACTGAGCCATCGTCAGACCCTGAGCCCAACAGCAGCACTGGGTAGGCTAGTACCTTTCAACCAGATGTTGTGGATTAGGCATCGTGCAACAGACAGCAACAGGCAATGTGTCCATCAGCCTTTGGTGTTTATGTCAAATGTGTGCTTTCCGGCACAGTCTCAAAGATGAGCAGACAGAGCAGAACATGAGCCAGCAGGTGAAGCGAGACCTGGAGCCCTCTGACGGCACCAAACACAGAGACCTCTGGTGTGAGTAGCTGCAGCATTTCAGTTGTTATGGATGAGTTGGAACTAGTGCAACAACAAAGTTGTTGAAACAGTTACTACGTTGTATTATACGGTATCTCAAGACGGTTCTTGTGTTGTTCTTTTGTTTGTCCTCTATCACAGTTTGTGAGGAGTGCAGAGAGTACTTTTTGCAAGAATGTCCCACGTGTCACGGGCCGCCGGTGTTTGTGCCAGACACCCCGATTGCTTTGGGGGCGTCCAGCAGGGCGGCGCTGACTGTTCCGTCAGGGCTGAAGGTAGTGTTGGAGGGGGATGAGGTGGATGTGCGCTGTGTGGATGTAAACATCCGGAAGGGATCCATCTTTGGTCCATTTCAAGGGGAGCTAGTGGCCAAGGACCAGTCTTCTGGGCAGTTCTCCTGGATAGTGAGTTGAGCTTTGTGTGCTTTTCCCAGATAGGTTCAGTGTGGCACAAGCCAACACTTTAAGTACAGGACCTGTGTTGTACTGACTGGTTAAGAATATATGTCTCAAATGTCATCTATtagcattttctttcttttttaaaacCAAAACACCATTCTGCTACAGCTGGCATTTTCTTCCTAAACTCTTGGTTTTCTTAGATCGTTGATGAGAACAACACGTACAAATCCATTGATGGCAGTGATGCGACTAAAGCCAACTGGATGAGGTCCGTATCTTTAACAGGAAGTTGACTCTTAGTTTTAACAATTGAGCCGATAAGCGCACCTTTGTCTTGATGAGCTTTAACTTCATTCATTTAACTTGATGCTTGGGCAGCATTAAGAACACATCTGAAAGACATTTACAACTGATATGTTTTGTATGTGCACTgacttaaataaaataaaataaatcttaCGGTGTTATACTCTCAAGAAACATTTTGAACTTGTTGCCTCCAGATATGTGAAGACTTCCGCAGACGAGGACGAGAGGAACCTGACTGCTTTCCAACACGAAGAGGAGATATATTTCCGTGTGTGTCGACAGTTTGTGGCGGGAGAGAAGCTCAGAGTGTGGTACGGCACTGACTACATAAGTCGTCTGCACAGTGTCTCACAGGACAGCATCGCCCGCAGTCTGGACACAGGTGAGACGCCTCCGTTTTCCCTCCCAAATGTAACATGTTTTACTTTGACCTTGCGAGAGAAATGTCAAGTACTTTTTTGGGGGACATGTTTATTTTGAAATCTATTGTGAGGATTAAGACTCTCAATGATTTTTGTTGGCACATCTGATACATGAAACTCTGTGACATAATCAAACGGAAACACATGAGGGTGCTGTTGGAGGTgttgtatggaggattataggggccaaaactaaataaataaataaatacttggataaataaataattatataactcaaagcttaaataaatgacacaaaatatataaatgttacatgtttttgtgtgtatatatatatatatatatatatgtttacgttttcatgtgtttacatttattcatttatacttacatttattcatttatacttacatttatttatttatacttacatttatgtatttatacttacatttatccacggtgaaacttcctgcagcaaaataaatctgtcgtccccccgtcaccaagtcagggggcgggtcaaagcctctgattggtgaatgaacagtattacacaccaggcaggctcaaccagtcgatcaagctctcttcaagctagagggatcctctatcgcctcactctagagctgctaggggtgtgcgacactgcacgatgtgatatagatccgataccaaggagtaaatacagggccagtattgccaataccgatactttgggcttagaaaagcatgtggaggggcaaagtgagtttgagcgaagttagacggtgtttgcacaaccactatgatgtaaagggagttgtgtactcagtgtggaatgaaacttaagtatcgatcttatcacgctatcaatcaggctattgataccaacgttggtatcaatagttgccgggtttcccaacccgtccactgtcggtcttaagatcgatatgcccacccctatgctgtatcatgtcgctgaggatcgtgaacacattttcattgatgtctgtgtcagttagggccaatatcattcctataatttcagagaagctctcaatatgatgtaaaaaaaaaagtgaactggcaggtgcctccatctcttcagcttccgccaacatttcgaccactgtagcattcaatatttcattcattgaatccgcacaaggtgctgccaccttggaatagtcaaaagcagtcgattcaagttgaaccaccaatcagaggctttgacccgccccctgactttgtgacggggggacgacagatttattttgctgcaggaagtttcaccgtggataaatgtaagtataaatacataaatgtaagtataaataaataaatgtaagtataaataaataaatgtaagtataaatgaataaatgtaagtataaatgaataaatgtaaacacatgaaaacgtaaacatatatatatatatatacacacaaatacatgtaacatttatatattttgtgtcatttatttaagctttgtgtttttgtttatttatccaagtatttatttatttagttttggcccctataatcctccatagtgtTTAGGTCACCGTGTCGTTAAGCGATGGTTCAGCACTGAGCGGTCAGTCTTGGTCATTAGTTGAGTTATTTGTGTTTCCATGAATTAAAACAGTTTCATATGAAGCACAGTATTTATATTAATTTTACTTTAGCTTATTCtaaagatacagtgccctccaaaagtattggaacagtgaggcgaattcctttatttttgctgtagactgaaaacatttgggcttgacatcaaataatgaacgtgagaccagagatcaacgtttcagcttttatttccaggtatttacatcaggatctgatgcacaactaagaaaatatcacattttgtttgaatccacccatttgtcatgtgagcaaaagtattggaacagatatacttaaaacatatttaagtgaataagacttaatatttagttgcaaatcctttgctttcaataactgcagcaagtctgtgacccattgacgtcaccaaacttttgcattcttcctttttgatgctttcccaggctttcactgcagcctctttcagttgttgtttgttttgtggggttcctcccttcagtctcctcttaagcaggtaaaatgcatgctctatagggtttaagtctggagattgacttggccagtctaataccttccatttcttgcccctgatgaactcctttgttgttttggcagtgtgttttgggtcgttatcttgctgcatgatgaaggctctgccaatcagtttggttgcatctttccttaaattggcagacaaaatgtttctgtagacttccgagttcattttgctgctgccatcatgtgttacatcctcaatgaagattaatgagcccgtcctagaagaagccatgcaagcccaagccatgacattacctccaccgtgtttcacagatgagcttgtgtgtttgggatcatgagcagttcctttctttctccaaactttagcctttccatcactttggtaaaagttaatctttgtctcatcagtccataaaactttgtcccagaatttttgaggttcatctctgtactttttggcaaatttcagcctggccttcctattcttcttgctaatgagtggtttgcatcttctggtgtagcccttgtacttttgttcatgaagtcttctgcgaacaatagatagtgataccttcactcctgccatctggaggttgttgctgatctcactaacagttgttttagggtctttctttacagctctcacaatgtttctgtcatcaactgctgatgttttccttggtttacctgttcgacgtctgttacttagtacaccagtagttttcttcttcttcaggacattccaaatggttgtactggctatggccaatgtttctgcaatggctctgattgattttccatcttcactaagactcacaattgcttgtttttcacccaaagacagcgctccggttttcatgttgttttcacctctgaatacagtctgcatagacaaaacctatcttacccaatctgaacctgagtgtagacattcagtggtatttattgattgaataatgtatgtaataggacacacctgggcaacaaaacacacctgtcagtcatatgttccaatacttttgctcacgtgacaaatgggtgggttcgaacaaaaaggtgatattttctaatttgtgcatcagatcctgatgtaaatacctggaaataaaagctgaaacgttgatctctggtttcacattcatcgtttgatgtcaagcccaaatgttttcagtctacagcaaaaataaaggaattggcctcactgttccaatacttttggagggcactgtatatattcatAGATTTGGTTGGATTTCATAAATACAATTTCCATGACTGTATGAATGGTGATTTCAAATGCACACTGTGATATATg
Proteins encoded in this region:
- the phf21ab gene encoding uncharacterized protein phf21ab isoform X6 codes for the protein MGSVPLTSVQQTRPGQRVVEQLRKELLLKQEPEVLQAPCSHILPTLPTSLPSPVLQQTLTVTPVLTTKPLPLLLKAAASPPASLPSQRPTIAMVTAISNNSKPAGTTDFQNSPVNLQVSSRLSGQGPEPVRLTSKNTVMVQTTTTTTFSTQPIKVPQFVPPPRLTPRPTYQPQVRPKPAAPNNVPIAPAPPPPMMAAPQLLQRPLMLAPSLAPSLAPSLAPSAGPVHQVRIVNGQPCAAATAHTQPAAPVAGIVIATPASSARLATPTHTLQVSGLPSDHKVRTTTVKTQLGPEQRLQVSPTSATPPLSSAARPRREDSLQKIAFMVSLGLVTHDHLEEIQSRRQERKRRTTANPVYSGAVFEPERKKSAVTYLNTPLHQGTRKRGRPPKHSSVPELAVQPPASPSIRHAAERPDAALPLPVHPHPLPLPSPCSGDGDIHEDYCTVCRRSGQLLMCDTCSRVFHLDCLDPPLKTIPKGMWICPKCQDQILKKEEAIPWPGTLAIVHSYIAYKEAKEEEKQKLLKWSAELKLEREQLELRVKTLSSSITKCMETKNTILARQKDMHGSLEKVRHLLRLIQAFSFSQTLEEESIHVSTEGLARAKLLPSQQTSEGLPSGALVEATSRSVDEPKDEMAEASPQNGCEDEATVREHTEPGEAEPEQAEPGEAEPEQAESGVAEPEQAEPKEIEPEQAESGVAEPEQAEPKEIEPEQAESGVAEPEQAEPGKMEPEQAEPGVAEPEQAEPGKMEPEQAEPGVAEPEQAEPEQAKPKQAEPGVAEPGEVKPGETETVAAAGSTQAAVHTSAQQGAPPAGGSVPADSAAAAARCGVEPDAWVATTEEVLEAPSDAPGLVSLQDPSLATTNGHASTTPDLASTTPHLASTTPDLASTTPHLASTTPDLASTTPHLASTTPHLASTTPDLASTTPHLASTTPHLASTTPDLANTTPHLASSTPDLASTTPDLASTTPHLASTTPDLASTTPDLASTTPHLASTTPHLASTTPHLASSTPDLASTTPHLASTTPHLASTTPHLASSTPDLASSTPHLASTTPHLASTTPHLASSTPDLASTHSSNRDHGLNTTNTTSENNSPNSSEQGAAEDSIEQGAAEDSIEQVAAEDSSEQNTNHSLSNNTNKPSEPSQRSLPAIFNSLDHKE